The Aphis gossypii isolate Hap1 chromosome 3, ASM2018417v2, whole genome shotgun sequence genome includes a region encoding these proteins:
- the LOC126551004 gene encoding uncharacterized protein LOC126551004, translating to MGILPEARVHSVRAFSSVGTDYGGPYLIKECKRRNTKTTKVYIALSVCMATKAIHVEIVSDLTADAFLAALDRFVARRGVPAHVYSDCGTNYVGAARQLKQIFRDKTVQAQVSTHVVCDWHFNPPATPHFGGLWEAGIKGVKFHLKRVIGTQVLTYEELETLCVRIEGILNSRPLTPASMDPHDHTALTPGHFLIGQPIMEVPEVTLSEVPMNRLTRWQLLRQMHQSFWKRWSREYLNTLQGRQKWTTIQDNLKVGDLVIVDAPNQPPSVWRMGRITAVHPGPDQIVRVVTIITQDGEMKRPVVKVVKLPTDK from the coding sequence ATGGGTATCCTGCCTGAAGCTCGCGTCCATTCAGTTCGTGCGTTTTCTAGTGTGGGCACGGATTACGGAGGACCATACCTCATCAAGGAGTGTAAGAGGCGAAACACGAAAACCACTAAAGTCTACATTGCGCTATCCGTTTGTATGGCTACCAAAGCCATACATGTTGAAATTGTTTCCGATTTGACAGCCGACGCGTTTCTCGCCGCTCTAGATCGATTTGTCGCCCGCCGCGGTGTACCAGCACATGTGTATTCAGATTGCGGCACAAACTATGTTGGTGCTGCTAGACAGTTAAAACAGATATTTCGGGATAAAACCGTCCAAGCCCAGGTGTCCACTCATGTCGTTTGTGATTGGCATTTTAACCCACCTGCCACGCCGCATTTTGGTGGCCTCTGGGAGGCGGGCATCAAAGGCGTGAAATTCCACTTGAAACGAGTGATTGGCACTCAAGTGCTTACCTACGAAGAGCTCGAGACATTGTGTGTTCGAATTGAGGGAATTCTTAACTCACGCCCCCTCACTCCAGCGTCGATGGACCCACATGATCACACTGCCTTGACCCCTGGACATTTCCTCATCGGACAACCAATCATGGAAGTACCAGAAGTAACCCTCAGCGAGGTTCCGATGAATCGACTGACACGTTGGCAGCTTCTTCGACAAATGCATCAGTCGTTCTGGAAGCGATGGTCACGGGAGTACTTGAATACACTACAGGGGCGTCAGAAATGGACTACTATCCAGGATAACCTTAAGGTGGGTGATCTTGTCATTGTGGATGCTCCAAATCAGCCTCCTTCCGTGTGGCGGATGGGACGTATTACAGCTGTTCATCCAGGTCCAGACCAAATCGTCCGCGTAGTTACCATCATCACACAAGATGGGGAGATGAAGAGACCGGTGGTCAAAGTTGTTAAACTGCCAACAGATAAGTAG
- the LOC114119834 gene encoding uncharacterized protein LOC114119834 encodes MPPKTKKIDAEAAEQALECARIARNRAQKSISDILNIARLSMNDPAKREQLASSVKRLDNLFSRFQAEQSVIINSLVTVGRSDEYDEIESPVTDSVEAIVDEIYEIFDRTSNAPVAIQPVPIRQSFSALPKIELPSFDGSVTNWCAFRDTFKSLVHEDSNIDNVHKFNFLSQSLTGSALSVIKSIPLSAANYNVAWAALTDRFENKRLLATAHLDKLFAFKPIA; translated from the coding sequence ATGCCGCCGAAAACCAAGAAAATTGATGCTGAAGCAGCCGAACAAGCGTTGGAATGCGCGCGAATTGCACGTAACCGCGCACAAAAATCAATATCTGATATTTTGAACATCGCGAGATTATCTATGAACGATCCCGCGAAACGTGAACAATTAGCATCAAGTGTAAAACGGTTAGACAATCTTTTTTCTCGTTTTCAAGCCGAACaaagtgttattattaattcgctGGTCACTGTCGGTCGTTCCGATGAGTACGATGAAATCGAATCACCCGTAACGGATTCCGTCGAAGCTATTGTTGACGAAATTTACGAAATATTTGATCGCACGTCGAATGCTCCCGTTGCTATACAACCGGTGCCGATCCGACAATCGTTTAGCGCGCTTCCGAAAATTGAGTTGCCGTCTTTCGACGGGTCTGTTACAAATTGGTGTGCGTTCCGTGATACTTTTAAATCGCTGGTACATGAAGATTCCAATATCGACAATgtacacaaatttaattttttgtcacAGAGTTTGACCGGTTCTGCGTTATCTGTGATCAAATCAATTCCATTGTCGGCGGCGAATTATAATGTTGCGTGGGCAGCGCTCACAGACCGATTCGAAAATAAACGATTGCTCGCAACTGCTCATTTGGACAAGCTTTTCGCTTTCAAACCTATCGCTTAA
- the LOC126551003 gene encoding uncharacterized protein LOC126551003 — MLFFLGSRVLDPKTRQLFEADICQATIPNFDTLVTFVQKRVKILENIQGVDKSETRSNKFPKSNAPKFAFTASSSNVHKAKGSSSYSPKLNKAKHCTICNRGEHFLYRCPEFKTFSVPRRREYARTNKLCFSCLSSTHMVDTCKSKYLCGKCQQRHHTLLHFSSESEPTTTTNQERVSIDGGEGGSVNIKFSGMSASGTTVLLGTAIVRVLDARGNYHMVRVLLDSGSQISAITTDCVARIGLARRKCDSEIVGLSQSPVTQVRGSTSCSFIPHHMSNPKFNCHELIILPKLTSVLPSTPLPPEIRTRYQHLVLADPQFDTPSQIDMLLGGDLYPFLIRSESIVKHTAVFPSAMDSHLGWIIMGLVNPLKPGVPAVPTTEDELCERWFTKSTSRDADGRFCVALPFRHHVFTNDDGIQISPPKAGISSSSCQLGESRSLALKCLLNLENRLQKDKLLYESYRSFMNDYLALGHMKVATRPGKYQIPHHAVVKRDGDKSKLRVVFDASAKSSSGVSLNDILCVGPKLQNDISELLLTCRLYKYIFIADIVKMYRQIKVRDEDCVFQHILWRHSPELEIQEYELLTVTYGSSSAPFLAIRVLHALDACAEPLFSAAKGVLTNHTYVDDIVVGRNTEEELNQVQNHTIGLLRSAGCSLKKWCSNSSRILDCIPPEDRANCPSFEPKDEPSLKVLGLHWDPVTDAFGYHTHVENTPNTKRGVLSAIARLFDPIGALGPMLLWAKSFMQQLWQTQLEWDTPLPPHLQTAWCHFLAELPSLGNIEIARHIDTRGFQDVQLLGFSDASQKGYAATVYLRVVDMTDKVSISLVTCKTKVAPLKGSEKDESLTIPRLELCAALLLAQLLHRLHLKITSIVPVSRVRAWTDSSIVLSWLTTDQKFFKIFITNRVAKIRSLLPDCDWSHVSTIDNPADPSSRGLLPDDLVTCSLHWKGPPFIHFPEESWPGPLIQSLSPQHLPEVKTTLACVLVVREAPNFDNFLLRFSSWSRLQRALAYFLRFIDRVILKHPTDADCLTPDELQRAMRLAVRVTQRTHFQELLKQLAKPSHIVTPSYYGSTSPFSGS; from the exons atgttgttttttttgggTTCACGTGTATTAGATCCGAAAACACGTCAGTTGTTTGAAGCGGATATCTGTCAAGCCACTATTCCGAATTTTGATACTCTTGTTACTTTTGTTCAAAAACGTGTCAAGATATTGGAAAACATCCAGGGTGTTGACAAGTCTGAAACTCGATCTAATAAGTTTCCAAAATCCAATGCGCCGAAGTTTGCTTTTACCGCCTCAAGTAGCAATGTTCATAAGGCAAAAGGTTCGTCGTCGTATTCGCCAAAACTGAATAAGGCAAAGCATTGTACTATTTGTAATCGTGGTGAACATTTTCTATATCGCTGTCcagaatttaaaacattttccgTGCCACGACGTCGGGAATACGCtcgaacaaataaattatgtttttcatgtCTGAGTTCGACGCACATGGTAGACACATGTAAATCCAAATACCTTTGCGGAAAATGTCAACAACGTCATCACACGTTGTTACATTTTTCATCAGAATCAGAACCTACGACCACCACCAATCAGGAACGCGTCTCAATCGACGGTGGAGAGGGTGGAAGCGTCAATATTAAGTTTTCGGGCATGTCAGCGTCGGGTACTACGGTGCTATTGGGTACAGCCATTGTTCGTGTTCTAGATGCGCGTGGAAATTATCATATGGTGCGCGTATTATTGGACAGTGGGTCTCAAATATCAGCAATTACTACGGATTGTGTAGCTCGCATAGGATTGGCCCGACGTAAATGTGACAGTGAAATAGTTGGTCTATCTCAAAGTCCGGTTACCCAAGTTAGAGGTAGTACTTCTTGTTCGTTCATACCACACCATATGTCGAATCCAAAATTTAATTGCCACGAGTTAATAATACTTCCCAAGTTGACGTCTGTGTTGCCGTCTACGCCACTACCGCCAGAGATACGCACACGATATCAACATTTAGTATTGGCCGATCCCCAGTTCGACACTCCGTCTCAGATCGACATGCTACTTGGAGGGGATTTATATCCGTTTCTTATCCGTTCTGAGTCGATAGTAAAACACACTGCCGTTTTTCCTTCAGCCATGGACAGCCATCTGGGATGGATTATAATGGGATTAGTGAACCCTCTTA AACCCGGCGTTCCCGCAGTTCCTACCACGGAAGATGAGCTGTGTGAAAGGTGGTTTACCAAATCTACATCACGAGATGCAGATGGGCGTTTTTGTGTTGCCTTACCGTTTCGACACCACGTTTTCACTAATGACGATGGTATTCAGATATCCCCTCCCAAGGCCGGAATTAGTTCGTCATCATGTCAACTCGGAGAATCCCGATCTTTAGCTTTGAAATGTCTTCTGAATTTGGAAAATCGCCTCCAAAAAGACAAATTGTTGTATGAGTCATATCGATCTTTCATGAATGACTACCTGGCGTTAGGACACATGAAGGTTGCCACCCGACCTggtaaatatcaaatacctCACCACGCGGTAGTGAAGCGGGATGGCGATAAGTCTAAATTACGGGTAGTTTTCGACGCGTCAGCGAAGTCATCGTCAGGAGTTTCTCTCAATGATATTCTTTGTGTTGGGCCGAAACTACAAAATGACATAAGTGAACTCTTGCTCACATGCcggttatacaaatatattttcattgccGACATCGTAAAGATGTACCGTCAGATCAAGGTCCGTGATGAAGACTGCGTGTTCCAACACATTCTTTGGCGACATTCCCCGGAACTGGAAATCCAGGAATACGAATTGCTGACAGTTACGTATGGTTCAAGTTCCGCTCCATTTTTGGCCATACGTGTTCTACATGCTTTGGACGCTTGCGCGGAACCACTTTTTTCCGCCGCCAAGGGCGTCTTAACTAATCATACCTACGTCGACGACATTGTGGTAGGACGGAATACGGAAGAAGAATTGAATCAGGTGCAAAATCATACAATAGGACTACTTCGTTCAGCTGGTTGTAGCCTGAAAAAGTGGTGTAGCAATAGCTCCAGAATTTTAGACTGCATTCCACCTGAAGATCGAGCTAATTGTCCTTCCTTCGAACCTAAAGATGAACCATCATTGAAAGTACTTGGCCTACATTGGGATCCCGTTACCGATGCCTTTGGTTATCACACGCATGTTGAGAACACGCCTAATACAAAGCGAGGGGTATTATCTGCCATTGCTAGATTGTTCGACCCCATTGGTGCTCTTGGTCCGATGTTATTGTGGGCGAAATCATTCATGCAGCAACTTTGGCAGACACAATTAGAGTGGGACACTCCTCTTCCTCCGCACCTACAGACAGCGTGGTGTCATTTCTTGGCAGAGTTACCGTCGTTGGGCAACATAGAAATCGCTCGCCATATTGACACCAGAGGATTTCAGGATGTCCAACTATTAGGATTTTCCGACGCGTCGCAGAAGGGTTATGCTGCTACAGTGTACCTCCGCGTAGTCGATATGACAGACAAGGTGTCCATATCCCTTGTTACGTGCAAGACCAAGGTCGCTCCTTTGAAAGGCAGTGAAAAGGACGAATCTCTCACCATACCTAGGTTAGAGTTATGTGCAGCCCTCTTACTGGCTCAATTGTTACACCGGCTCCACCTAAAGATCACGTCCATTGTTCCGGTGTCAAGAGTGCGTGCTTGGACAGATTCGTCCATAGTGCTGTCATGGCTCACTACTGACCAAaagttttttaagatttttattaccaACCGAGTAGCCAAGATCCGTTCCCTACTCCCCGATTGCGATTGGTCCCATGTGTCTACTATTGATAACCCTGCTGACCCTTCATCACGTGGATTATTGCCTGACGACCTCGTAACATGTAGCTTGCATTGGAAAGGTCCACCGTTCATACATTTTCCGGAAGAGAGTTGGCCAGGGCCACTCATCCAATCGCTCAGTCCTCAACATTTACCTGAAGTGAAAACTACGTTAGCGTGCGTGTTGGTTGTTCGTGAAGCACCGAACTTTGATAACTTTTTACTTAGATTTTCATCGTGGTCTCGTCTTCAACGAGCATTGGCATATTTTTTGCGCTTCATAGATCGAGTAATTCTCAAGCACCCTACCGACGCCGACTGTCTCACGCCAGATGAATTGCAGCGTGCTATGCGACTTGCCGTCCGAGTCACTCAGCGAACGCATTTTCAAGAGCTCCTGAAACAACTGGCCAAACCAAGCCACATCGTAACCCCCTCCTACTATGGCTCAACTAGCCCCTTTTCTGGATCATAA